From Rhopalosiphum padi isolate XX-2018 chromosome 2, ASM2088224v1, whole genome shotgun sequence:
cctgaaaaaaaaatgtttaatttcactaaaatatgtattatataactcTGCAGATCATTTACAATAATTGGATTATTGTTAACATCGATCGGAGCAGGGGCGTATACAAGGGGGGGGGCGATAGGGGCGATCGCCCCCCCCTGGACATTGTTGAATGTGTTTCATGTATAGGtgcttacatattttattataatattatattacaaaaattaaaaatacagtgcatatttttttttttcatatttttttttttttttttggaaatggataatagttatcaaaaacctgttatcaattaataaaacatcTATAACCAATTATGGCTGTAGATAAGACTGATAAGAGTCAAAAGATTATAGATATATTGGCTGTAATCacagatatatacaataattattattgttgttgtatctGTGGCAGTGTGGAGCTATTATAATTGTGATCGTCTACAACTTACaagattatgttattttttttttttttaatactataatcaaatttattttagttcacGTACGACAGACGACAGTACCACACTGTAGCAGGTTAGTTTATTACTATGGATTCTATGAAGCGTAAACAGCCTTCtctcttaaattattttccaaacaaaaaaatatcgtcAACAGAGGTAAGTGATTCAAATGAGCCAGTAAATGTTTCCCAAACAGCAATACCACGAGCAATACCACAACTCAATGTAATTTGTgatgataataaacaaaataatataacatcagaTTTAGTTTTCGATAATGatattggtaattttattggtaaaaaacTTGACGACCACACAAAATGTAGACTGTTGGAAAACCCTTGGAAACCACTGAAAAACTTTGAGTATCCATTCtccattcacaaaaaaaaaggaaaagaggaaaaacgttttttaagaaataatcatTTTGACCAATATCCGTGGCTAATATATTCTGTATCAAAATCTGGCTGTTTCTGCAAATATTGTACACTTTTTTTAACTCACAATAAAGGTGGAAAACAAAATACTGAAGAATTGAAAAAACTTGTAACATTACCACTCAACcaatattcaaaattacttGGTAAGGATGGATATTTAGAAAAACATAATCAAAATCATTACCATCAGgatgcaattttaaaatcaagtgactttttaaaaacttacaacTCACCTAATAAGCaggttaataatattctaaacagTGAACGTTTAAGACAAGTTCAAGAAAACAGAAACCGGTTAAAACCTATAAtagaaactataatttttttgggaCGCCAAAATATACCTTTCAGAGGGCACCGTGACTCAggacaaataatatttcatgataatgaAGACTCTAAAAATTTAACTGATCCAACTTATTCTATTGTGAAGAATGAAGGTAATTTTCGCGAACTTTTGAAATACCGTGTTATGTCTGGtgatacaaaattgaaaaatgacttgcttaattttaattcaaaagctAGTTATATTTCTCCAATCATCCAAGAAGATCTGATTAAATGTTGTAAGGAAGAAATACTGTCGTTTATATTAGATGAAGtaaatacaaatcaattttaCAGTATTATCTTTGATGAAACGACCGATGTGTCTCATATATCACAAATGAGTTTAACTTTAAGGTACATTgataagaaaaataacatttatgaacGTTTCGTTGGTTTTATCAATTGCCATGATACATTTAATAGAAACCAGACTGCCATTCCAAATAATGATTTGTCAGATACATTGATTGATGACCATTTATCTAAAGAACCGAAGCTAACAggtgaatacattatttatttaattgtattattttaattaaaaatttaatttaccttgATTTTTTCAGGAAATGTACTTGGAAATATAGTAGTATCAGAGTTAAAAGAAATGTCACTTAACCTTAAAAACTGTATAGGAATTGGCACGGATGGTTGTTCTGTAATGACATCAGTGTTAAGAGGAGCTGTGCAAGAAGTCCAGAAAAGCTGTCCAAATGCTATATACAGCCCTTGCACTAATCATGCTCTAAACTTATCAATTTCTAAATCTTCGAAAGTCCAAATCGTTAGAAATACTATGGGAATTCTCCAAGAAaccatttcattttttcatttatcttcCAAAAGGAATTTCATCTTGAAAAATTACCTTAAAAGTTCCAAAAGTTCTAAGACATCATTAACCAGTTTGTGTGTTACACGTTGGGTAGAACGTCACACTAGTATAATAGACTTTGAAACCAACATGTCAGAAATTATAGAAAGTCTAACACATATATCTCAATTCACAGATCAAGTATCATCATCTAAAGCTAACTCATTACTCCTGAGTTTGTGCaattgtgaatttattataacattgtatatattatcaaatatcctCAGTATTACACTACCAGCCAGTAAAATGTTACAAGGAGTTAATTTAGATGTAAGTGCTGCTTCCAGCTGTATTACCAGTATAGTACAAAATTTAGAAGATAAAAGATTAAATGCTGAAGaatattttagtgaaatatttCTTGAAGCTAAAACTAAAATGATTGACTTAGACATTGAAGTCAAGTTACCAAGattaacaaaaattcaaaataaaagggCCAATACTCCTGCAAATACACCAGAGGAATATTACCGGAGAGTTGTGTACATTCCCctaattgacaatattttagaAGACTTGAGATCAAGAttcctaaataaaaaaacaacagctATTTTTCAGTT
This genomic window contains:
- the LOC132919533 gene encoding 52 kDa repressor of the inhibitor of the protein kinase-like, with the protein product MDSMKRKQPSLLNYFPNKKISSTEVSDSNEPVNVSQTAIPRAIPQLNVICDDNKQNNITSDLVFDNDIGNFIGKKLDDHTKCRLLENPWKPLKNFEYPFSIHKKKGKEEKRFLRNNHFDQYPWLIYSVSKSGCFCKYCTLFLTHNKGGKQNTEELKKLVTLPLNQYSKLLGKDGYLEKHNQNHYHQDAILKSSDFLKTYNSPNKQVNNILNSERLRQVQENRNRLKPIIETIIFLGRQNIPFRGHRDSGQIIFHDNEDSKNLTDPTYSIVKNEGNFRELLKYRVMSGDTKLKNDLLNFNSKASYISPIIQEDLIKCCKEEILSFILDEVNTNQFYSIIFDETTDVSHISQMSLTLRYIDKKNNIYERFVGFINCHDTFNRNQTAIPNNDLSDTLIDDHLSKEPKLTGNVLGNIVVSELKEMSLNLKNCIGIGTDGCSVMTSVLRGAVQEVQKSCPNAIYSPCTNHALNLSISKSSKVQIVRNTMGILQETISFFHLSSKRNFILKNYLKSSKSSKTSLTSLCVTRWVERHTSIIDFETNMSEIIESLTHISQFTDQVSSSKANSLLLSLCNCEFIITLYILSNILSITLPASKMLQGVNLDVSAASSCITSIVQNLEDKRLNAEEYFSEIFLEAKTKMIDLDIEVKLPRLTKIQNKRANTPANTPEEYYRRVVYIPLIDNILEDLRSRFLNKKTTAIFQLIEFIPANIINKSSLDVKKMIDTVIGHFIFLDININILKGEVDLWKSNWISRKNEGLKIPEDVLESIDECHPVMFPTIRQVLVVLATLPVSIASAERSFSTLRRYACIFCFSLS